In Paenibacillus phoenicis, one genomic interval encodes:
- the fabF gene encoding beta-ketoacyl-ACP synthase II translates to MKHRVVVTGMGVVTALGQDLDTLWNNLVQGKSGVSRIEAFDVSEYPTQIAASVKDFNPEDYVDRKEARKMDRFVQFAAAAAISAMKDSGLTIGETADPERVGVMIGSGIGGLGTWEDQHNILLEKGPKRVSPFFIPMMIANMASGHVSIMFGAKGPNTTAVTACATGTHSIGDSYKLIQRGDADVMICGGAEATIRPTGMAGFCSMRAMSTRNDEPEKASRPFDLERDGFVMGEGAGILILESLEHAQKRGAKIYGEVIGYGLSGDAHHMTEPDPNGPERCMKMAIRDAGIAPEEVDYINAHGTSTPVGDRSETIAIKRAFGDHAYKLAVSSTKSMTGHLLGAAGGVEGVICGLTLKHGIIPPTINLEHPDPECDLDYVPNEARRADVRVTMSNSFGFGGHNATIIMKKYEA, encoded by the coding sequence TTGAAGCATAGAGTAGTAGTCACAGGAATGGGGGTCGTGACGGCGCTAGGACAAGACCTCGATACGCTATGGAATAACCTTGTTCAGGGGAAATCCGGCGTTTCGAGAATCGAAGCGTTTGATGTCAGCGAATACCCGACGCAAATTGCCGCCTCCGTGAAAGATTTTAATCCAGAGGATTATGTGGATCGGAAGGAAGCGCGGAAGATGGACCGCTTCGTGCAATTTGCAGCCGCTGCGGCAATCAGCGCCATGAAAGACAGCGGACTCACCATCGGTGAGACGGCCGATCCGGAACGGGTTGGCGTTATGATTGGTTCGGGGATCGGCGGTCTTGGAACTTGGGAAGACCAGCACAATATTTTGCTGGAGAAAGGTCCAAAACGCGTCAGCCCATTTTTTATTCCTATGATGATTGCCAATATGGCCTCGGGCCATGTATCGATCATGTTTGGAGCGAAGGGTCCGAACACGACGGCGGTAACTGCGTGCGCGACCGGAACTCATTCCATCGGCGATTCGTACAAGCTTATCCAGCGGGGTGATGCCGATGTGATGATTTGCGGAGGCGCGGAAGCAACGATCCGTCCGACCGGTATGGCGGGATTCTGCTCGATGCGGGCGATGTCGACCCGCAACGACGAACCGGAGAAAGCCAGCCGGCCGTTTGATCTGGAACGAGACGGCTTTGTCATGGGCGAAGGCGCCGGGATTCTGATTTTGGAATCGCTGGAGCATGCACAGAAGCGCGGTGCTAAAATCTACGGTGAAGTTATCGGCTACGGCTTGAGCGGGGACGCTCACCATATGACGGAGCCGGATCCCAACGGACCGGAACGCTGCATGAAGATGGCGATCCGCGATGCCGGGATTGCGCCGGAAGAAGTGGATTATATCAATGCCCACGGGACATCGACCCCGGTTGGCGACCGCTCGGAGACGATTGCGATCAAACGTGCGTTTGGAGACCATGCTTATAAATTGGCGGTCAGCTCGACGAAATCGATGACCGGCCACTTGCTTGGGGCTGCCGGCGGGGTGGAAGGCGTCATTTGCGGGCTCACCTTGAAGCATGGCATCATTCCGCCAACGATCAACTTGGAGCATCCGGATCCGGAATGTGATCTGGACTACGTTCCGAACGAAGCCAGACGTGCGGATGTCCGCGTCACGATGTCCAACTCGTTTGGATTCGGCGGACACAACGCCACGATCATCATGAAGAAATACGAAGCATAA
- the acpP gene encoding acyl carrier protein encodes MSDILDRVKRIVVDRLGADEAEVTLEASFKDDLGADSLDVVELVMELEDEFDLEISDEDAEKITTVGEVVNYIQSHT; translated from the coding sequence ATGTCCGATATCTTGGATCGCGTAAAACGCATTGTAGTGGATCGCCTCGGCGCTGATGAAGCCGAAGTGACGCTGGAAGCGTCTTTCAAAGACGACTTGGGTGCGGATTCGCTTGACGTAGTTGAGTTGGTCATGGAATTGGAAGATGAATTCGATCTGGAAATTTCCGACGAAGATGCAGAGAAGATTACGACTGTAGGTGAAGTTGTAAACTACATACAATCTCATACCTAA